One window from the genome of Natrialba magadii ATCC 43099 encodes:
- a CDS encoding lipoate--protein ligase family protein — protein sequence MTALADREWRLITDEARDGATQMALEEVAARTALEEDVRTVRVYSWEPSTLSLGYRQEADSVDWDFCDREGIDVTRRQTGGGGIYHDRYADISYTVVAPAEEVPGDLMECYALFCEPILTAFEEMGVDADFAAAEQSTIYKPSCYLRDINPAHDVVAPASSPTESRKISGNAQYRQRDVVIQHGSLSYAREPDKHVGVFDEVLETDTFTDRVTSIREESGIDREEAVDTLAAALGDWCDATPGEWRNEELTAARELADQKYGSEAWIRDREVLEAHEQ from the coding sequence ATGACTGCGCTTGCCGACCGCGAGTGGCGACTCATCACCGACGAGGCCCGCGACGGCGCGACACAGATGGCACTCGAGGAGGTCGCCGCTCGGACGGCACTTGAAGAGGACGTTCGAACGGTTCGCGTGTATTCGTGGGAGCCGAGCACCCTGTCGCTCGGGTACCGACAGGAGGCCGACTCAGTGGACTGGGACTTTTGCGACCGCGAGGGAATCGACGTGACCCGTCGTCAGACGGGGGGTGGCGGGATCTATCACGACCGATACGCTGACATCTCCTACACGGTCGTCGCGCCGGCCGAGGAGGTGCCGGGCGATCTGATGGAGTGCTACGCGCTCTTTTGTGAGCCGATCCTCACAGCCTTCGAAGAGATGGGCGTCGACGCCGACTTCGCCGCCGCCGAGCAGTCGACGATCTACAAACCGTCGTGCTATCTGCGGGATATCAACCCGGCCCACGACGTGGTCGCGCCGGCGAGTTCGCCCACAGAGTCCCGGAAAATCAGCGGTAACGCCCAGTACCGCCAGCGCGATGTCGTCATCCAGCACGGCTCGCTCAGCTACGCCCGCGAACCCGACAAGCACGTCGGCGTCTTCGACGAGGTACTCGAGACGGACACCTTCACCGACCGGGTGACGAGCATTCGCGAGGAGTCCGGAATCGACCGCGAGGAAGCGGTCGACACCCTTGCGGCGGCGCTCGGTGACTGGTGTGACGCGACGCCGGGCGAGTGGCGAAACGAGGAGCTAACGGCCGCTCGGGAACTCGCAGACCAGAAGTATGGATCGGAGGCGTGGATCCGAGACCGGGAGGTTCTCGAGGCGCACGAGCAGTAA
- a CDS encoding class I SAM-dependent methyltransferase, translated as MREFSEDYLHRTREGMWDDSRAALEPLALESRERILDVGCGTGELSRVLAAESPGEVVGCDADPDLIRAAAAHAPAIATVAGDAHRLPFPDDAFDLVICQALLINLPDPSAALDEFARVSRDLVAAVEPDNGAVEVDSSVGAEDALERRARDAYLAGVQTDVALGADAREAFAAADAEFELLETRRYDHVRTIEPPYSEGAVAAARRKATGAGLADDRETMLEGTLTAAEYDDLRSEWRAMGRDVIEQMEARAYRRREAVPFFVTVGRV; from the coding sequence GTGCGCGAGTTCTCCGAAGACTACCTTCACCGGACCCGCGAAGGCATGTGGGACGACTCCCGGGCGGCACTCGAGCCACTCGCACTCGAGTCCCGCGAGCGGATTCTCGACGTCGGCTGCGGGACCGGCGAACTGAGTCGCGTGCTCGCGGCGGAGTCGCCAGGCGAGGTCGTCGGCTGCGACGCCGATCCCGACCTGATTCGGGCTGCAGCGGCTCACGCGCCGGCGATCGCAACCGTTGCCGGGGACGCCCACCGCCTCCCGTTTCCCGACGACGCCTTTGACCTCGTCATCTGCCAGGCGCTGCTGATCAACCTGCCCGACCCGTCGGCTGCGCTCGACGAGTTCGCTCGCGTCTCGCGCGACCTCGTCGCAGCCGTCGAACCGGACAACGGCGCCGTCGAGGTGGACTCGAGTGTCGGTGCCGAGGACGCCCTCGAGCGGCGGGCTCGCGATGCCTACCTCGCCGGTGTCCAAACCGACGTTGCGCTCGGTGCTGACGCCCGTGAGGCGTTTGCAGCGGCGGATGCGGAGTTCGAGCTACTCGAGACGCGCCGGTACGATCACGTTCGGACCATCGAACCGCCCTACAGCGAGGGGGCAGTCGCTGCGGCGCGCCGGAAGGCGACGGGTGCGGGACTGGCCGACGACCGGGAGACGATGCTCGAGGGGACGCTGACGGCGGCGGAGTATGACGACCTGCGAAGCGAGTGGCGAGCGATGGGCCGTGACGTGATCGAACAGATGGAAGCGCGAGCGTATCGCCGGCGTGAGGCGGTTCCGTTTTTCGTTACCGTCGGTCGCGTTTGA
- a CDS encoding M48 family metallopeptidase, whose product MRLTGPIGIGVRALLGAGITAVTLLASAYVITVFAAAVLIFVAMQLGPLEFTETGFLWALAIGAIPVLPCFAIVIAHAIRLERVELLEGTVPAAEIDANGGRTLEASATRLATQFDIATPEVRVRSDTTPLAYTTARPTDPVLAVRRRSSPVIVVSKGLVQTLSSAELEAVLAHECAHLANDDLQLISWLLVPLFAAEFLYEAHEDDEDSEDNEDKQWQLDPLGWTLTSLSLVGLGVFSRGRELAADRAAVEATGDPGALASALERLANRRHRRRRRPSTDLRHAQSTNAINIMPTLGEGGDLGGLRSTHPPLEVRLRELRSVAAA is encoded by the coding sequence ATGCGACTGACCGGACCGATCGGGATCGGTGTTCGAGCCCTGCTCGGTGCCGGCATCACTGCCGTCACGTTGCTCGCGAGCGCGTACGTCATCACCGTCTTCGCTGCGGCTGTTCTCATCTTCGTCGCGATGCAACTCGGCCCACTCGAGTTCACGGAGACGGGATTTCTGTGGGCGCTCGCCATCGGCGCGATTCCGGTGCTGCCCTGTTTTGCGATCGTCATCGCACACGCAATCCGGCTGGAGCGCGTTGAACTTCTCGAGGGGACCGTTCCAGCCGCGGAGATCGACGCGAACGGTGGGCGAACGCTTGAGGCGTCGGCGACGCGACTGGCGACGCAGTTCGACATTGCAACACCCGAAGTTCGGGTGCGTTCGGACACGACGCCGCTGGCGTACACGACCGCCCGGCCGACCGACCCGGTGCTCGCTGTCCGCCGCCGTAGTTCACCAGTCATCGTCGTTTCGAAGGGACTCGTGCAGACGCTCTCGAGTGCCGAACTCGAGGCCGTGCTGGCTCACGAGTGTGCCCATCTGGCGAACGACGATCTCCAACTCATCTCGTGGCTGCTCGTTCCGCTGTTTGCCGCTGAGTTCCTGTATGAAGCCCACGAAGACGACGAAGACAGCGAAGACAACGAAGACAAACAGTGGCAACTCGACCCGCTCGGCTGGACGCTCACATCGCTCTCGCTCGTCGGCCTTGGTGTCTTCTCCCGCGGGCGCGAACTCGCGGCGGACCGCGCGGCTGTCGAAGCCACCGGCGATCCTGGCGCGCTCGCGTCGGCACTCGAGCGACTCGCGAATCGCCGTCACCGTCGCCGTCGCCGCCCATCGACGGACCTTCGTCACGCGCAGTCGACGAACGCGATCAACATCATGCCGACGCTGGGTGAGGGTGGCGACTTGGGTGGTCTGCGATCGACGCATCCACCGCTCGAGGTACGACTCAGGGAACTTCGATCGGTGGCCGCCGCGTAG
- a CDS encoding serine/threonine-protein kinase RIO2 yields the protein MVRNVAEMLPELEEQDFYLLSGVEQGMRFSEWVQREKLPKFSSLTEEEVDYRLERCLKRGLVEKKTIQYEGYTLQFEGYDILALRALVERETISEFGSPLGVGKESDVYEVRSYKPLALKYHREGYTNFREVQKERDYTSDKEHVSWMYTARKAAEREYEILEELYPDVAVPQPIDQNRHAIVMEKMDGVELSRTKLEDDQVLGVLDLLVSEIARAYEHGYVHADMSEYNVFLDEGGVTIFDWPQAVPTDHENAEEFLRRDLRNAVGYFRRKYPQHVSDELDGDEIATEIIDGEFETIRQE from the coding sequence ATGGTGCGGAACGTCGCCGAAATGTTGCCCGAGCTCGAGGAGCAGGATTTCTATCTCCTCTCGGGGGTCGAACAGGGGATGCGCTTCTCGGAGTGGGTCCAGCGCGAGAAGCTCCCAAAGTTCTCGAGTCTCACCGAAGAGGAGGTGGACTACCGTCTCGAGCGCTGTCTCAAACGGGGGCTCGTCGAGAAGAAAACCATCCAGTACGAGGGGTACACCCTGCAGTTCGAGGGCTACGACATCCTCGCGCTTCGGGCGCTCGTCGAACGCGAGACGATCTCGGAGTTTGGCTCGCCACTGGGCGTCGGCAAGGAGAGCGACGTCTACGAGGTTCGATCGTACAAACCGCTCGCGCTGAAGTACCACCGCGAGGGGTATACGAACTTCCGCGAAGTCCAGAAAGAACGCGACTACACGTCCGACAAGGAGCATGTCTCCTGGATGTACACCGCCCGGAAGGCTGCCGAGCGCGAATACGAGATTCTCGAAGAGCTGTACCCGGATGTCGCGGTTCCCCAGCCGATCGACCAGAACCGCCACGCCATCGTCATGGAGAAGATGGACGGCGTCGAGCTCTCGCGAACGAAACTCGAGGACGACCAGGTACTCGGTGTACTCGACCTGCTCGTCTCCGAAATCGCACGCGCGTACGAACACGGCTACGTCCACGCCGACATGAGCGAGTACAACGTCTTCTTGGACGAAGGGGGCGTCACGATCTTCGACTGGCCCCAGGCCGTGCCGACGGATCACGAAAACGCCGAGGAGTTCCTCCGGCGCGACCTCCGAAACGCGGTAGGGTACTTTCGGCGAAAGTATCCACAGCACGTTTCAGATGAACTCGATGGCGACGAGATCGCGACCGAAATTATCGACGGCGAGTTCGAGACGATTCGTCAGGAGTGA
- a CDS encoding deoxyribonuclease IV, producing the protein MKVGAHVSISGSRVSSDTETPPYDDVRNAIPRQLAFGGNCGQIFTTSPQVWAQPEISDEAAAGFREETDAELEGPWVIHSSYLVNLCTPKDDLRRKSKESMQAELDAADKLGVPYVNVHLGAHTGAGVEGGLDNAASLIDELDVPEGVEILIESDAGSGTKLGGEFSHLAGIIDRTETEIGICIDTAHTLVAGNDLTTAEAVDETIGRFDDEVGLEYLKYIHLNDSKHDVGTHKDEHAHIGEGYIGEDGMQAIVNHPDLRELPFALETPTEDGRGFAWNIEKVKELREAEVKA; encoded by the coding sequence ATGAAGGTCGGCGCACACGTTTCGATCTCCGGTTCGCGCGTCTCCTCCGACACCGAGACGCCGCCGTACGACGACGTTCGCAACGCAATCCCTCGCCAGCTCGCCTTCGGCGGCAACTGCGGACAGATCTTCACCACCTCGCCGCAGGTCTGGGCCCAGCCCGAGATCAGCGACGAGGCCGCCGCAGGCTTCCGCGAAGAAACCGACGCGGAACTCGAGGGACCGTGGGTTATCCACTCCTCGTACCTCGTCAACCTCTGTACTCCGAAGGACGACCTCCGCCGGAAGTCCAAAGAGAGCATGCAGGCCGAGCTCGACGCCGCCGACAAACTCGGCGTTCCGTACGTCAACGTCCACCTCGGCGCACACACCGGGGCCGGCGTCGAGGGCGGCCTCGACAATGCAGCGAGCCTGATCGACGAACTCGACGTTCCCGAGGGCGTCGAGATCCTGATCGAGTCCGACGCGGGCAGCGGGACCAAACTCGGCGGCGAGTTCTCCCACCTCGCGGGGATCATCGACCGCACCGAGACGGAGATCGGCATCTGTATCGACACTGCCCACACGCTCGTCGCAGGCAACGACCTCACGACGGCCGAAGCCGTCGACGAGACCATCGGCCGATTCGACGACGAGGTCGGACTCGAGTACCTGAAGTACATCCACCTGAACGACTCGAAGCACGACGTGGGCACGCACAAGGACGAACACGCCCACATCGGAGAGGGCTACATCGGCGAGGACGGTATGCAGGCGATCGTCAACCACCCAGACCTGCGCGAGTTGCCGTTTGCACTCGAGACGCCGACCGAGGACGGCCGTGGCTTCGCCTGGAACATCGAGAAGGTCAAAGAGCTGCGAGAGGCGGAAGTAAAAGCCTGA